From Cellulomonas dongxiuzhuiae, the proteins below share one genomic window:
- a CDS encoding amino-acid N-acetyltransferase, with the protein MSSPAQVAVRPALPADVRAIRRLVEPYAQERILLAKEWVGYYEAVQEFVVARAVDDVVGCGALHVMWEDLAEIRTLAVDPAYRGRAVGHALVDALLDRARDLGLRRVFCLTFEVDFFARHGFREIDGTPVAPDVYAELLRSHDDGVAEFLDLARVKPNTLGNTRMLLEL; encoded by the coding sequence GTGAGCTCTCCCGCCCAGGTCGCCGTCCGACCGGCCCTCCCCGCGGACGTCCGCGCCATCCGCCGCCTCGTCGAGCCCTACGCCCAGGAGCGCATCCTGCTGGCCAAGGAGTGGGTGGGGTACTACGAGGCCGTGCAGGAGTTCGTCGTCGCGCGCGCCGTCGACGACGTCGTCGGGTGCGGCGCGCTGCACGTGATGTGGGAGGACCTCGCCGAGATCCGCACGCTCGCGGTCGACCCCGCCTACCGGGGGCGTGCCGTCGGGCACGCGCTCGTCGACGCGCTGCTCGACCGCGCGCGCGACCTGGGGCTGCGGCGCGTGTTCTGCCTGACGTTCGAGGTCGACTTCTTCGCCCGGCACGGCTTCCGCGAGATCGACGGGACGCCCGTCGCCCCTGACGTGTACGCCGAGCTGCTGCGGTCGCACGACGACGGCGTCGCCGAGTTCCTCGACCTGGCCCGCGTGAAGCCCAACACGCTGGGCAACACGCGCATGCTGCTCGAGCTCTGA
- a CDS encoding HhH-GPD family protein, whose translation MPVAGDVAGRGDVEASGVRDDVVAWFDAHARDLPWRAADRTPWGVLVSEVMLQQTPVVRVEPAWRAWLDRWPTPADLAAAPTGDVLRAWDRLGYPRRALRLQECARAVVERHGGVLPDDEDALLALPGVGPYTAAAVRAFAFGRRSVVLDTNVRRVLARVAAGEALPAPALTVAETARAAAWVPDDDASAARWAAASMELGALVCTARSPRCDACPVADRCRWLAAGRPADAHAHRRRAQAWAGTDRQARGRVMALLREALAPVPHAAVAAVWPDVAQLARCLDALVVDGLVVREDAAGDAPDPDAATYRLPH comes from the coding sequence GTGCCCGTCGCGGGCGACGTCGCAGGGCGTGGGGACGTCGAGGCCTCGGGCGTCCGCGACGACGTCGTCGCGTGGTTCGACGCGCACGCGCGCGACCTGCCGTGGCGGGCGGCGGACCGGACCCCGTGGGGCGTGCTGGTCAGCGAGGTGATGCTGCAGCAGACGCCGGTCGTGCGGGTCGAGCCGGCGTGGCGCGCGTGGCTGGACCGCTGGCCGACGCCCGCGGACCTCGCGGCCGCGCCCACGGGCGACGTCCTGCGCGCGTGGGACCGGCTCGGGTACCCGCGGCGCGCGCTGCGCCTGCAGGAGTGCGCGCGGGCCGTCGTCGAGCGGCACGGCGGCGTGCTGCCGGACGACGAGGACGCGCTGCTCGCGCTGCCGGGCGTGGGCCCCTACACGGCCGCGGCCGTGCGGGCGTTCGCGTTCGGGCGGCGGTCGGTCGTGCTCGACACCAACGTGCGGCGCGTCCTGGCGCGCGTGGCGGCGGGCGAGGCGCTGCCGGCGCCGGCCCTGACGGTCGCCGAGACGGCGCGTGCGGCCGCGTGGGTGCCGGACGACGACGCCTCGGCGGCACGCTGGGCGGCGGCCTCGATGGAGCTCGGTGCGCTGGTGTGCACCGCACGCTCCCCCCGGTGCGACGCCTGCCCGGTGGCCGACCGCTGCCGGTGGCTGGCTGCCGGCCGCCCCGCCGACGCGCACGCGCACCGTCGTCGCGCGCAGGCCTGGGCCGGGACCGACCGGCAGGCGCGGGGACGGGTCATGGCGCTGCTGCGCGAGGCGCTCGCCCCGGTCCCCCACGCGGCGGTCGCGGCCGTCTGGCCGGACGTCGCCCAGCTCGCCCGCTGCCTGGACGCGCTGGTCGTCGACGGCCTCGTCGTCCGCGAGGACGCGGCGGGCGACGCCCCGGACCCGGACGCGGCCACCTACCGCCTCCCCCACTGA
- the disA gene encoding DNA integrity scanning diadenylate cyclase DisA, whose amino-acid sequence MPHPHQHDDLLRSTLFAVAPGTELRDGLERILRGRTGALIVLGMDATVESLCSGGFVLDVEFSATRLRELAKMDGAVVIDPIRDRIVRAAVQLLPDPSIQTSESGTRHRTAERVAKQTGLPVISVSASMRIVALYVGEQRYVLEDSTTILSRANQALATLERYKARLDEVSGTLSALEIEDLVTVRDVSAVVQRLEMVRRISDEIAGYVVELGTDGRLLTLQLDELVGGVSTERELVIRDYVDTSRRSIEAVPDALGELDSTQLLDIAHIARVLGLPGGGETLDAAVGPRGYRLLSKVPRLPGPVVDRLVGHFGGLQKLLAATIDDLMAVDGVGEQRARSVREGLSRLAESSILERYV is encoded by the coding sequence GTGCCCCACCCGCACCAGCACGACGACCTGCTGAGGTCCACGCTCTTCGCCGTCGCGCCCGGAACCGAGCTGCGCGACGGTCTGGAGCGGATCCTGCGCGGCCGGACGGGCGCGCTCATCGTGCTCGGCATGGACGCCACGGTCGAGTCGCTGTGCTCCGGCGGCTTCGTCCTGGACGTCGAGTTCTCCGCGACGCGCCTGCGCGAGCTCGCGAAGATGGACGGGGCCGTCGTCATCGACCCGATCCGCGACCGGATCGTGCGGGCCGCCGTCCAGCTGCTGCCGGACCCGTCGATCCAGACGTCGGAGTCCGGCACCCGGCACCGCACCGCCGAGCGCGTCGCGAAGCAGACCGGTCTGCCCGTGATCTCGGTGTCCGCGTCGATGCGCATCGTCGCGCTCTACGTCGGCGAGCAGCGGTACGTGCTCGAGGACTCCACGACGATCCTGTCGCGTGCCAACCAGGCGCTCGCGACGCTCGAGCGGTACAAGGCACGCCTCGACGAGGTCAGCGGCACCCTGTCGGCACTGGAGATCGAGGACCTGGTCACGGTGCGCGACGTCTCCGCCGTCGTGCAGCGCCTCGAGATGGTCCGCCGGATCTCGGACGAGATCGCCGGCTACGTCGTCGAGCTCGGCACCGACGGCCGTCTGCTCACGCTGCAGCTCGACGAGCTCGTCGGCGGCGTCAGCACCGAGCGCGAGCTCGTCATCCGGGACTACGTCGACACGTCACGACGCTCGATCGAGGCAGTCCCCGACGCCCTCGGCGAGCTCGACTCGACGCAGCTGCTCGACATCGCGCACATCGCCCGCGTGCTCGGGCTGCCCGGCGGCGGCGAGACCCTCGACGCGGCCGTCGGCCCGCGCGGCTACCGCCTGCTGTCGAAGGTGCCGCGCCTGCCCGGCCCGGTCGTCGACCGCCTGGTCGGGCACTTCGGCGGCCTGCAGAAGCTGCTGGCCGCGACGATCGACGACCTCATGGCCGTCGACGGGGTCGGCGAGCAGCGGGCCCGCTCGGTGCGCGAGGGCCTGTCGCGGCTCGCGGAGTCGAGCATCCTCGAGCGGTACGTCTGA